ACTCGGGCTCGGACGGATACTCAGATCGTCTAACCAGCACACCAAACTGGCATCGAAGTGCATCATCGAATAAAATGAATTCGGGTAACTGGTGCGTAACGTGTATACTGGCGTACGTAACGTCTTTACACCTTAATGAAATATAAgtttaggatcaaattaaaaaaattgtcaagttTCGGAActaatgtgaaataaaaaattaagatttaagttaaaaaaatttaactctgctttaattgaaaaaaaacatgatcattaaattattttaaggaaaaaaaagggaatttttcagtccaaaattttataacattctaATTTAGTTGCCaaagtattaatattatattaatcagGTCCTTTAATCAGTTTAGTTATAAGTTCAATGTTAAGAGTGTGTTTGGTCGAGTAGAAAAGTTGAAGGACGGAAGTAGAGAGTGAAAAAGtgggaaaaataaattttgaacgTGTTTAACAAGGAAGAAAAGTGATAAAGAAAATTGGAGAGATAATATTTTTCCGTATAAAAACTAATCATTTCAAATTGGGATGATAAGAcgagagaaaatgagaaaatggtgcacattagttcaaaattattcatttatcgaattttttatttttcaactctaTCAAATAAtgtatgaaaagaaaattattttaaaggatcgatgtagaatatattttaaacactATGTGGCATCCTAGATATGATGtattagaagaaaataaaaattatcttaCAATTTAGTAGCAAGTGTATGAGTTTTTTTAAAGCGTCATATTTAAGATGTTTATGCAACAAAtttatacatgtttaaattttgatccacatattttaaatatgttttgcaTCAAGTTtgagttaatatttaaaattcaagcttACAACAATGTTAACGAAAGGACTTGATTAATACGAAATATGATATATTGATGactcaattaaaacattttaaagtttgGAAACTAATTTAAGTCTGAATTATAGTTTGTGGATGTATAATACAATTAATCCTGAATATTATGCCAAAGAACATAGAATCTATATTTTTAAGCCTATGATAATTTCGTGGTTCTTATTGAGGGCAAAGTCAAAATTTTTAGAGTAGAtcgaaattgaattataaattttgagaagttaaattataattttatcatgtataatttataatttcatcatttttgaaGGGagtaaacattttctttttcatttttcatttatgagggactaaataacaaattttctatttttttaaagtcagGGCGAGATTCGCCTTCATTATTAATCATTAAGTTCCAAAGCAATGGGcaaacttttcattttcatattttgtttcatAAGGAGAATAGGGAGTGTTTAGAGatggaaattttaataaaaatttctttcaaaCTGAGCTCTTTTGCCATTACACTACTAGCTTACATTAAAACTTTTTATGTTCATGTTAAAGGTTACTTTTATGAGATTTTAGCTCAACAATGAACTTCTTAATTCTAAAAACTATGAATTTTTGTCAATGTTTGTAATCAttgatattgattttaaaaataggcTTAGCATTTAGATGAaagtttgtttgtttgtttgttttgatttatttttctaaccCTGGAAATGGGGTTGAGGCTTGACAAAATCCTTCCTCGTTTATGGCATAGAATCAAAAAGCAGTGTGCGTTAACCCAAATTATTGTCAACGTTAGCCAGCTTTTTGTCTTGGTCTACAAATTATGTGCAAATCCTACATCCAACAGCTTTCTAACGTGTTTGGTGAattatgaattatgaatttgaaaattccTCCACACCTAATGATTGTGCCACTCAGACTCAGATCTTCTACGCATAATCCAATATATCCAGTGAAGGATGGCTGAATCCATTCACAAATGTTTACCAAggattatttttattgtgtttatcGAGTTATTTGTCCTTTGCTTTACcctcaaaatttcatttattgattttatcAGGAGATCGAATACTTAAATAAGTTGCGAGTTCATAAAATGAGTgtattttataatgtttgtgaAGGTGAAACTATTTTAAGGCTTAAACTTTACCTTAAGCTTATATGTCATTAATGGAGGAGTATGGTGGCTCAAATGGTACCATGCTTAGAGTCTTACCATGTGCAAACTTTTTAGTTTATCgtaactttattttctcaagCACTACAAGACACTTGGCCTTACTATGTGGAAACTACTTAAATTTGTCGCGACTTTATCTCGAGTACTATAAGACACTTGCACTTTATAAACTTGTCATCTATTCGTATACTTAggcttttgaaaaaaatcattttgggaACCTCTTCAAACTCTCAACAAAATTAGAGATCCATGACGGTCAACAATACcaataaatttaagtatgatttttttttgacaaaaatttaagtatgatttttcatctatttattaatactattttcttttccttcgtTGTTCAATAATACTTAGCTTTTTTTTAGAGTCTGCTTGGATATCACATAGTAATTGAATGAAAGTATAATTATTGGGGTAATAATTACACTCTCTTGTAGTTACAAATAATTGTAATTCTCTAAACGTGTTTAGCTAATGTAATgtaattacattataatttcttatgtcatgtttggtagtataaattgtaattacacaattacataatttatattttaaaatattattaccataaaagATTATTAGcatgataaaaaaatctaaacaagtaacaaaattaaaataaaatcattatatgttttatgttagtCTAAAAAGTAGTTAATAAtacaattactaataaaataacaagaaaaatatattatatgtgattttatctaattgttctagtgttccatatttgttgggttattcctctttaatatttaacacaAGCTCATTTTCATCATATGTTGGTCTTTGAGAGAGTTCATCAtcctaatatatattatttaaattatcaatatcTCCTTATTTCATATATTCTTCAAAGTATGGATCATCTCAAATCCACATATGAATGAAGTTATAATATATGCAACATGTTAGTACGATTCAACCTTGTTTTTTTATGTCATATTAAAGTTATGttgttaatatgagaaatattttttttagaacaataaatatcatttcaactacattttgaagttttgaatgttttaaattaaagagtttCTGAGCAACCTCTGATTTTTGTGTTGAGCTTCGTTCTCTCAAATGGTACCATACCTCACAATATGATGTAGGAAAACCTTTTGCATTTGTATAATTAGCATctacaatattatatttaggTTCACGGTACAAATAGTTTGTACCtttaatcataaaaacttatataaatttaatttgtagaaAAAGTTGTGTTAGGTTATAAcctttttataatatgtaaatcaagtaaaaaaatgatataaaaattataatatataatctttataattttttttataaagtgtgcaataacttttataacacaatataaaaaatatttttttgtcataattttaaaaagttatttttttacgAATAAGCAATGCTTTTTAAACCAGACCGGTGGCCGAATCGGTCAAGTCATTGGTTCATCGGTCCAATCGGTCtgattaaaattcattaaaaattttaaaaaattaattttaaaaaaatcctaatttaaCCGGTTTTTTAGCTGATTCAACTAGCTGTACTGGTTTCCGATCTAACCTGTTCAAAGCCACTCTTTAGATTGGTACCCAGGTCAGTTTTCGATCCGATCGATCGGTCCAATTTGGTTCCAACAACATTGcaaataagttatgataaaaaaaaaactataatatttttttttacgaataagcattttttttataattagggTTAGGGGTGGGGTTACAAGGGATCAAACCTAAGCTTTCAAGCCATAACACAAATGTTAGCATGAACATATGAATAAGTTAAGTTTATTCTTACTGACCattaactttttataaataaatatattataacacttttataacatataaattatttttataacaaaatttttataattttataaaattcacaaattatttttataatatatatattttacaatttataatataataaatcttTCGCCATAACTATCCCAAACACTCATATATGTTCatacttataatataaaattttataacttaaacttgtataaaaatatttttaaaattgaatttgggTGTAATTATCTACATAAGTACTCCAATTCTCACTCCTCCTCTCGAATTAAAAAGTGTAATTGGAATGTTCTAAGTACACAAAATTCATTGAACCCACCAATTACAATAACATGTTACCTGTAATTACAATCAATTACACTCAAATCCATTTATTAGATAACTTTTCAAACActatattaatgtttttaaaattaatttagcatTACATATTGCACTTGTATCTCGATTGggaaaaatatggttaaataaaataaaatgtccctttaaaatatgatattgatttttaaagagaaaagctaattcaaataaaattaaaacaattcaattttatgatatataaaatatcaaatttaactatattttttaaagtttacaaGCACAgaacaattaaaatacataaaaattagaCCAACTCAAATCACAgactaattaaactaaaaatcacACATAGTAATAGTTTTATGTAGAACTTCAAAACTCACATTTTAATTGCGCATGGTGGATTTCAAACTTAAATACTCAAGACTGCTAACTGAGTCAATGTCTCATTAGcaattttaactctttttattttattttatttgagttcaaaattttaactaatttttaaatgattaattaagaaTTAGATTATAATACACACAATgtgaatgaaattttagtttattatttattaaaggttTGTATAAaaccaaatgaattttttgttaaaatgataaagttgaATGTTTAAAATCATTGTGATGGGTTCAAATCTTatcatcattaatttttattgattttgtacAAAGTATAAAAGACAACAAtacaatcttaaaaatataacttaatttgtaCACAATGAGGTactttagtaatttaataactaaattggTATCCGGTTAACCAATGAAtaatgacaccaactcaataaaacacttaaaataaataaataaatatatagatatagttAATCCCCTAGTTTTCAGTTACTTCATAAATGATTTATTGTCATACAATCAATAGAACTTCAAAATTCCCCCACTTTGAGCAAAATTAAAAGGAAGAGGCAGCAAAAACCAGCCTCCATCAAATCTCTAAATTCAAGAGTTCTTTTAATGCTCAGTTTAAACACATTATTAcaacatgttttttttagtaaaatttttcattatcttGTTAACTCACATTGTGGTATGAGTCAATGATGGCGTCTGCTAGATATTCACACTTAGCCAAAGATAATCCTGCAAGTGATATCCTTCCATCCTTGGTCATATAAACATGCCACTTGTTTGTCATATTATCGCACTGTCACGAGAACAATCACTTACGGTTAAGTATATCTGTGTTGGAAACATACTAGTATTCGACATTTAGTCAGAATCCAAGTAACATAAAGGTTGGAAAGGGACGTTACCTGAGCTTTGTTTAAGCCTGTGAACGAAAACATCCCGATCTGCTTAAGAACGAAAGACCAATCCTTCCCACTTTTATCTTTGGAAGAAAGACTATCAAACAATTTATGTCTCACATTCTTGATTCTCCCTGCCATCATTTCCATCTCAGCATTCCATTCCTTGAAGAGAGCTGAATCCCCAACAATGTTGGCGACAATTCTTGCCCCATGAACAGGAGGATTCGAGTACATTGGTCGAGCTATTCTTTTCAGTTGGCTCTTTACCCTGAAACATACATACAACATAAAAGTCGGTCCTTAAGCACGATATTTGCTGGTTCTATTTGTGCAACATTAAACACAATATAATTGCACCTTGCAGCTGCCTCTGGTGATGAGCAAACAACATTGATTGCTCCAATCCTTTCTGCATATAGGCCGAGATTTTTACTGTATGATTGAGCAGCAATAACCTCCATACCACGGGCCACGAACATCCTCACAGACGCTGCATCGGTGTCCAGGCTTCCACTTGCAAACCCCTATTCGAAAAAAGCAAATCGAGAAGTTCTTATTTAAGTCACCTTTGTTTGAAAATTCTATATGATGTTAATTCAGGCAAGTAATACCTGGTATGCAATATCGAAAAATGGAATATGGTTCTTCTCTTGGATAACATCTGCAATTACTCCCCACTGTTCAGGAGTTGGATCGATACCAGTTGGGTTGTGAGCGCAACCATGAAGAAGAATAAAAGATCCCTCAGGAGCTGCCTGAAATGTGTAATTGAAGAATAAATCTTAGAACAAGGAATTGACCTATTGTACATTGATATGTACTCTAGTGAGCACTTTTAGCCAGAGTATGACCTTGATGTCCGCTATCATCCCTTCAAAATCCAAACCAACTGTTTTCGGGTCGTAATATCGGTATTCCGACCATGGAACCCTAGCATCGTTGAAAATGTTCTTGTGGTTACCTGCAAGACAATCCAACTACGAAAAATACATAACATTGAACAAATTTGACAACTAAATTCAGGGAGGAGACAATACTCACCCCATGTAGGAGATGATATTAGAACTTTTGCCCCGGGAAAATATCGTTCTATGAGAGCTGCAGCCAGCCGAAGTGAACCGGTTCCCGAAAGCCCTTGAACTGTTGCAACCtggaaaaaaaagtataatacTTCATCATAGAGAGCTAAACtagattttctttttcggtATTAGGTGATGGCCAGAACTCTAACGTACCCTTTGTTGCTTTATAACTGGATTGTCCGCTCCAAATAACAACTCCGCCGTCACTTTATTGAAAGCAGCCAAGCCTTCAATTGGGAGATACTGCGTGTGAAAAACCATAGAGTATGCTCAAGAGAAGAGTCACCTCAGGTTATGTATTCAAATGAGTAAATTGAGTTACCTCTAGGTTTTCCCCTTTCTCGAGTAGAAGCTTATCTGCCTAGAAAATCGAGAGTTACCAAAAAACACATATTTTCAACTCAGTTCAAATCCCAAAGAAACAAATCATCAGTCTTTGGAgcaagaaataaaacaaatgataaGCTATGTCAATGGAGAACCTAGATCAGGCCAATTCAACTTAATTGTCAAAGAAACAAATACTCGGTTGTTGCAGCAAGAAACGAAGCAAAATTATAAGCTAATGACAATGGAGAATCTAGAGCAGGCCATCATTCATATGAATCAACTAGTTTAGGAAAAAAATACTTACCTTTTTAACCACATCAAGCACATAAGGCTGTAGCTCTTCAGTTCTATAGGCTCCAACACCAAGGTTGAGTTTCAACTCATGGTCGTCTGCTTTGAAAGCTTCAGACACCCCAAGAATTGGATCAGGGGGAGCCATTGTAATACCCTCGAAATGAGACACATTGGAAGCCACAACCATAGAGACTCGACCAAAAGACTGCAAACAAcaaaacaattcaaacatagaagccaaaaaaaattgaattatgctCCAAGTCCCTGTATGCTTTgtacatttggaatttagtccctctagTTTTCaggtttcaaaatttaagtccaaCTTCAGTTAAATTTGCAAcagtgacattttgaaataaaaaaaaaaacactcacTTGACATTGTGATCAACTTGAATTTAatggaatatttttaattgtttcaacAAATGAACTTACAATTTTAATCtgaattgaaataaaagtaaagggactaaatttcaaaagggCACAAAGTACAGGAACCTGGAGCATAACCCCTTAATcataattacaattacaattacaattacATAACCATACTGGACATAAAGAGTTGATCtttaaatggaaatggaaaggGGTAAAAAAAGTACCTTTGCTTTGATGAAAGGATTGGGTTTTTCCTTGTTGATGCACCCAAGATTCAATTTTCCCTGTGGGAAACATATATTTCCATTTTCTCAGTAATCAAATCAGTATctaaaacagaaacaaaaaatgaaattgaaagaaaggGATTAGAAATACcttgttaatttcatgaaaagaaAGTGAAGCAGAGGGAGTGGCAGAAGCCAAAGAGAGCAGTGTGGAAGCCATAATGAAATCAACAATTGGTAATAGCAAGGATTAGAGATAAGGGGTTTAGTAGAGGCAGAAGGGGGCGATGGGATCAAAGCGAAAACTTTGGTGGTGGTGTTGGCGATCAAAAtgggtttttgattttttcagcCAAAACACTGTGAAATGATCTGCCGTTGGGATCGAGCTGGTAGAGACTGTGTGTGTGCACTGTGATGAAATCGTCTTTAGGGGTATAGTCGTTTGCCACTTTTCAGCTCATAAGCGACTTTACCATTAGTTGACGTTGATTAAGATCTTTACGGTTCATGATTCACGATCGTGTCCGATGTTGTGTTGATGAGTGTCCATAACAACGGCTGAAGTATTAGCCTCTGGAATTGGTAATTATGCCTGTTttggaatttatatttttttccacTTCATTACATAAATTTGAGAATAATGTCCATTTAAGTATCTAACTTGATAAATGTGAAAGTTTAAGGACGTGgcactttaaaattttgtgtgTTGGTCTGATGGTTAAGGTGTTCACCGTATCAATTGTGACATGAGTTCGAGTTGTGCTAGTCACatataattcaccaaaaaatatGACGTGACATTGTAAAATTCTATCACGTATAATTTGGAATCTAATTTTGATAGAATCTAACTTCAAGGAGGACAAAGAGGGTGCCAATGATCTTCAAGAGGAGATCCCTCAACAAGATGATACTAAACAAGAGCTAGAAACGATAGTCGAGCCAGTAGCTAAGTCGAAGGATGAGCAGAACACAAAACCCATCCTCACAAAGATACCATTTCTTGCACGGTTAGAAGATAAACGGAGACGAGATAAAGcgaaattttaagttttctaaacttatttaaatcgtttaatgttaatttacctattattgaattaatagggaaaatttcaaaatacactAAATACTTAAAAGAAATACTGGTTAGGCGTAGGATACTTAAAAAGGGAGACCAAATTAACTTAGACACATCCTGTAGTACGATAATCAAAAAGCAAATTCCCCCAAAATTAAAAGACCCGAGGAGTTTCACAATTCCAATAAAGATAGGGGACATCCATTTTAGTAAGACCCTGTGTCACTTAGGAGTCAATACCAATCTAATGCCCTTATCAATATATAAGAAACTTGGGTTAGGGGAACTCAAAAACACACATATCACACTACAAATTGCTAATGTGTCTCTTGATCAGAATAACCttgttttgaccctaatcgaacaatggtttcgggaccacaaatccaattagaaaaatattattaatattattttgcgtgtttattttgtgtgcatttgattgtgtgaaattttcgtgttttaatttcgctcgtttaagtgtccgatttaataaaagggcttaatcgcgtaaaatgaaaatttagggttaattataaaagcacttaattgttgttgtctttataacttagaggttttattatgcaaataatccactatgtaagttagtgtgtggcaaaggactaatgtaaccttattatatatgttatatatatatgtaaaggttaatattataaattaaaaataaagctaatatatgtttaatataacaaattaacaagggccatgttcttcatcttggccgaatagagaaaagaaaaagaaaggaaaatagaaCAACAAAGTTCGGCTATCTTTAGGTctaattaaggtatgtttttgcttcggtttttgatgatttttacgtttttgatatcgttgctttgaatactacccgacccatgcttgaatttctgattttaatgaatattttgagttatgccattgatgaatatttgtgttttgtgatgtttgatgatgaataatggaagatatgtcttagattaacatgttttgtcttgagatttttgatgaatttgagtatttagggctaaattgtgaaaataaaattttgagggactaaaatgtgaaataaatgcaatgtgtggacttgtatgagaaccatgaatattcggcccttgtgtagtatgggcaaattttgtgtattttgtgttttgtgcaaaagggctaaattgcaaaagtgcaAATGttagggcaaaatggtaattttcccatttatgtatttttgacttaattgaatgttttatgaataaaaggttaaatttgattatgtttagatcaagaaacgaagaaaacgaatttggatcgggaaaagcgaaagtaatcgaatagtcgatcgtaATATcacgatatccgaggtaagtctattagcaactaaaaattattaagctaatatttatacatgcataCTAATTGTATTTTATGTTAAGTTATAATTGAAAGTATAttagttgaataaattttgaagtgtagattttatatatatataatattcgaATATACAAGTATGATCTTGTATAAATTCATGGTTTGAAATGAAGATATGAAATGTAATCAAGAATAGGTGATGTTCGAATAagcatgaatatatatatatatacgtatatacaagtataaactcttggattggattaaaatatgtaacttataattgtatatgtatagtttgaataagtatatacatatatatataagttataatttatttgtatatgttgTACTCGAATGAGCatgtttacatatatatatatatatatatgtccttttattgaatttaagtaGGACATTTATATAAGCTTATATGAAGTTTGATTATACAAGAGTATGTGTATAtgttattgaaatgaaattaagtatgaaatttataaatgtatgtGAAAGTTTcgattatgtatgtatgttcatgtaaaaagtttttaaatggaagtgaagatatgaatttattaatttggaTCATTATAAAGTGATCGAATGTAATAcggactttacgtctagcaggcttgatgccggtgaaataattcagactttatgtctagcaggcttaatgccggtgatacATTTTGGACTATAGGTCTAGTAGGCTAAAAGCTTGATTATCTTGAATCGAGTTTTAAAACCTAGCGAGCTAAGTgcttatgaatttatttaaattatgtgaaaatatgcaattgttatatctataattttggttatatgaaATCGATGAATACATAAACATTAGGTTTTTATATGCTTGGTGAGTATACATCTACATTCGGTTTTGCTTTGGTTAAACATAATTGTATGCATTTGGTGTATGCAAATAATAAAGGCATATGTACATTAGGTATATGCGGTTGTTAAATACATATAAGTTGAGCctatgtgtttgataattaCGTATGTATGCAattgggatatatatatataaatgtactcatttaaatgtatatgatgaatatgtatatatatatattgaatgtatGTATTAGCTATGTATTCGGTATAAATTCAAATGagtctatatatatacaaacgaATATAATAGGTGATTGGTATATATGAGTATGATCAATTTTATGCATATGATAAGTACATATGTGAATTGAAAGTGtgcaagtaataaagtgtatatacattcggttttaattgttgataattatgTATGCATTTGTCTATAAgtaattgttaatatatatatatatatatatttgttgttatgctatagacttactaagctataaaagcttacctTGTTTGTTTTCGTCCatttgattttatagattttggagacgcgttacgagctcggagatcatcagcatagtccatcacactattgacttcttttggtattttgttaaatatttgaacttaatcttatggcatgtataggtttgagtacgatgttaattacattttgattgtaaattataatagctatgcgaaagtaattaaattttcatgatgtgatcagtttggttgaaaaaagaagaagaaagaaatggttgtgtttgttcggtaatgcctcgtaaccctaattcggcgacggagacgggttaggggtgttacattttattggtatcagagctacggtttagtcgattcttggaCTAACGTAGCATgaatgagtctagctatacatgccatattttttatatcgagatagtgtgatgactgcTGATgtctaaaaatgtgttttcgtatagtaatggatcccgatcgagccgtagccgatgatgttgagagtatagcgcCTGCTTCCGCACAAGGGACAGAGTCAGTAGATTCTCGACCGACCTCGAGTAACTaggagggagaggctaaacaagccttctaccaaatgatgaatgactggtttactcaatatgtcCGAACTAATCCGGttgcacaacaacctccacccccgacTAATCCACCTTCGATTCCTGTTATACCCCAAGTAAGTGATCCGATAAGATTACTTAAGCCTCCGGTTGCAAAATTCGAAAACACGGGGCCGAAAAGTTCAGAGctactgatgatgatgatgctgagcaagctgaattctggcttgataatactattcgagtgtttgatgagttatcttgcacccctgatgagtgcttgaaatgtgccatatctttgctacgggacactgcatatcactggtggaatacactagtatcggtggtttcgaaagagcgagtgacctgggaattctttcagattGAGTTCCGTAAGAAATACATTAGCTagagattcattgatcagaagcgtaaggaatttcttgaattgaaacagggtcgtttgacagtgacagaatatgaacggaaatttgtgagactcagtagatatgctcgagaatgtgtttcgactgaagctatcatgtgtaaaagatttgaagatgggctgaatgaagaTAATAAACTGTTAGTTGGTAgacttgagataaaagagttcgtggtacttgttgaacgagcttgtaaagctgaggagctcgggaaagagaagaagaaagctGACTATGAAACTCGAGATTCTCGTAAAAGATCATTCAGTAAATTGTTCCAGTCGATCTCAAGGAAATCCCAAGAGGATCATAGCCGATCTAAAGCTACTGCAGGGTTTCCTAAGTATGATCGAGATCGACCCCCTGTGAGTTCACGAGCTACTTCAGTTGCTAGCGTTGGTAGCGTTCGACAAAATAGATCAGAGTGCAAGCATTGTGGGAAATGGCATCCTGGAGATTGCAGATTACATGATCGGTCTTGCTTTAAGTGCGGTTCAAAGGATCATTTCATTCGAGAGTGTCCAATGGTAGCTGAGCAAAACACTGTACAGAATACCAGACCGAGTAATGTGCCAGTACGAGGTAGACCGCTGAGGCATTTGAGTAATGTAAGTGGCAGTCAGAGAGGAACAAAGGACACGGCAGATCGATCTGAGGCTCGTGCACCTGCCAGAGCATATGCCATCCGTGCTTGGgaggaggcttcttctccagatgttattactggtactttcactctttatgatactaatgttattgcattgattgatcctggttcgactcattcttatgtgtgtgagactttagtattcagtaagactttgcttgttgag
This genomic stretch from Gossypium raimondii isolate GPD5lz chromosome 6, ASM2569854v1, whole genome shotgun sequence harbors:
- the LOC105773615 gene encoding aspartate aminotransferase, chloroplastic; amino-acid sequence: MASTLLSLASATPSASLSFHEINKGKLNLGCINKEKPNPFIKAKSFGRVSMVVASNVSHFEGITMAPPDPILGVSEAFKADDHELKLNLGVGAYRTEELQPYVLDVVKKADKLLLEKGENLEYLPIEGLAAFNKVTAELLFGADNPVIKQQRVATVQGLSGTGSLRLAAALIERYFPGAKVLISSPTWGNHKNIFNDARVPWSEYRYYDPKTVGLDFEGMIADIKAAPEGSFILLHGCAHNPTGIDPTPEQWGVIADVIQEKNHIPFFDIAYQGFASGSLDTDAASVRMFVARGMEVIAAQSYSKNLGLYAERIGAINVVCSSPEAAARVKSQLKRIARPMYSNPPVHGARIVANIVGDSALFKEWNAEMEMMAGRIKNVRHKLFDSLSSKDKSGKDWSFVLKQIGMFSFTGLNKAQCDNMTNKWHVYMTKDGRISLAGLSLAKCEYLADAIIDSYHNVS